From the Triticum urartu cultivar G1812 chromosome 4, Tu2.1, whole genome shotgun sequence genome, the window GCAACCATATTGACAAAACTACTAGGGCATATCAAGCGTGacttacaaaccgggactaatgtgcttcacattaggccctttttctactagtgcacgTCCTATTCTTCATCAAGTCCGGGCGAGGAAGACTAAGACATAGGACACAAACGTGCCCATGTCTGTTTCCCATGTCCTACTCCTCGTCGGTGTCCGCTGCCTGGCCATGGACGTCGCCGGTGGAGGTGAGATCCATGATGGACATGGACGGGCCAGCCCTATGGTCATTGCCACCCATGCGATCTCCATTGCTTGCAAGGTTGTGTACGGGAGAAGCTCTTGTGTGCAACTATACCATCAATGAGCATGAGTATAACATGGAGTTTTATCTTTGTGATGGTATCTATCCTCCAGGAGCGACATTTGTCAAGACCATCTCTGATCCAATAGCTGGCCAAAACAATTCACTTTGCTATAGACAAGAAGGTGCTAGAAATGATGTCGAGAGGGCATTTCGAGTGCTCCATGCATGTTGCAATTGTTCGTGGACCTACTAAATAATTGGATGGAAAGACATTGTGTGTGGTAATGACAACTTACGTGATCATGCAAAACATGATTGTGACAGATGATGATAAGACAGTTCACCAGGGTCTAGATTTTCAACAAATGGGTGATCTTGTCCAGCTTCCATAGCAGAAACCGAAGGCATTTGAGCAATTTCTCCAAATTTATCATTAGATTCGCATTCGAGGAACTCATACACGACTTCAGAATTATCTGATTGAGCATTTGTGGGTGTTTCATGTGAGCAATTAGAACATGTGTCCAAATAATTGGAATTCAAATTTGAACCATTTTATTTCAAAAATTCATGTTTGGATCGTAATATTTATATTTGAATTGTTGTTCCATTGGAATATTCATCTTTGAGTTATTGATGTACTGTGTTATTTAGCTTTGATTGTTTTCATTGTTAGGAGTAGGAAAAGAAAGGAGGGGATGAACATTTGAGGATAGGGTTGGATATCATTCGCTTTGCCAGGGCGTCCATTTGATGATCCTCATTAGGGCATATCCAACGCGAATCACCAAAGCGTCTACAATTGTCCATAGCCAGCCGCCCAGACACATTTAATCATCCAACATTGATCACCGAATCGGTTTCGACCGGTCGATGTTCAAAATCCCACATATTGTCCCCAAATcgggagggggaggggggctATAGGGTAGTTTGGGGTTATAGGGGAGTTTGGGTGGTCCGCCCGGCCCATTATTAGTTGAACCATGTCTCCTCACAATCCATGTTCACCTGACCCGCTGCAAGTCACAATCGACAATCCGAAACTAAGGGATGTCGTTGGGTGGATCCGTCTGACCAGCTGTCCACATAAATATCCAAACGTGTTCGCGAACATTTGTTCACCTGACCCTAGGTAAATCTTCTATTTACTTATTTTTACTTCTTTTGCGGGGAAAATCTATCATTTATTGGCTGGGATTTTATTTCTTTCATACGACCCTCAGGTGTAGGGAGGTCTAAGTACTTTTTCTTAAGGGTGCGGCTAGATCTTAGTCATCTCAGTCAAGTGACAGAACGTATaaaaaagaagaaataaaaaattctgattttttttgcACGGATCTCTATGTAAGAGCTCACGGATATATCATAGACTATTTCGGTAAAGTCCATACGGCTCAGATTTAGCAATCCCATTTGTGTATTTTACTTTAAAATTTGCCAACAGCACCATGTTCATAAGTACATAGCGTATCGAATCCAACAATAATACTGTATTTCGTTCGGTCATCTCACTTGTAGCAAAACATTTCCTGGTGGGCCAGGCAACTCGGCGGGACAACGTGCCCATACGCAACCCCATACGCGTTCCGGCAAAAGGACTCGGCCGCTCGCCGCCGCTCCCCGTAGCCCAGCCAAACGTTCCGCATGGTGATTCCGGTGCACGGCTGGCTCGGGCTGCAGTTGAACCGCACCGCCACCGGCGTCGCCGACGTCCCCTCGACGTCCGTGTATGACACGTTGGTGATCTTGATCCCCGATCCCTGAAACAAAGGCACACTACATTGTGTCAGCAGCATTCCCTGAAAATGCAGTGTTGTGATCTTGAGTTGGGTGCTACGACACCTCGGTGGGGCAGCTGACGTTGCCGGGGCAGTAGTTCTGGTCGACGATAATCGGGTTGCGGACGTTCCTCATGACCACGTCCGAGAAGGCGACGCCGTCGACGAGCCCGCTGTTGGCCTTGGCCCACGACTTGATCCGCAGCCCGTTGGTCGTCCCGGCGAGCGTCACGGCCTTCACGGTGATGTTCCGCACGGCCACCTGCTCCGGCGTGTCTCCCAGGCTCCCAATACTGGCAATGGCATATACACCACATCAGGGAATAGATTAGACACATATCCGGAGTGGATGGACAGGGTTGGACCTCGTCACTCACCTGATGCCGTGCCCAGGGCCGCACGTGACGCCCTGAATCCAGACGTCCGACGAGCCCTCGACCATGGAGATGCAGTCGTCGCCGGTACCGACGACAGCGTTCCGGATGGTGATGTCGCTCGACTGCTTGATGTGGATGCCGTCGGTGTTGGGGCTGTCCCCCGGCGCCGACACCACCGTGTCCACTATCGCCACGCCGGTGCTCGCCTGCACGGTGACGTGTATGCCCGCGCTGTTCACCGACGTCAGGCCTTGGATCACCACGTTCCTCGACCGGTAGATCGTCAACGACTGCGACGGAGCATCCCCAAATCATTCGGGTTCATGCATTATCACTGACACACTCATTTTCTGAAAGAAAGAACACGTACTGACCCTGGTGGCGGCGGGGCAAGAGGAGCCGCCGCCGGCTCTCCGGCACGCCCAGTACGCCTGGCCCCTGCCGTCGAGCGTGCCTCCGATGACGGACACCCCGTCCACGTTCTGGAACACGATCCAGAGCTGCGCGCCGGCGTACGGCACGGGCGCGAGCACCGTGCCCGCGATGCTCACGGCCACCGCGCCGCTCCTGCACGGCCCGCTGAACCTCGCCCTGGAAACCAAGAACTCGCCTGCCGGCACGACCACCGCGGCCGGGCCCTCGCCTTCCGTGCCGCACGCCGCGGCCCACGCGCGGAGGAACGCCCCTGCGCAGTCTGTCCGGCCGTCGGCCACGGCGCCGTAGTCGACGACGCTGTAGGACGCCGCGGAGGCGAGCGACACGCACAGGTGGGCGAGGAGAGCAAGGCTGGTGCGCCGTCGTGCCGGCATCGGGCGGTAGCGTCTCGTGAGTCTGCGCGCGGCCGGAGATGCGTGTGTCCACGGAGCATTTGCGCTCGTGACTTGCAACTTTGCAGGTTGTTGGTGGATTGGATTGCCGGCAGCTCGGGAGTTGTGTTAAGCAACATGGTTGATGGGGACGTGGCTTTTGTGCAGGACAAGAGTTTCGTGCCTTGTAGTGTTTCTGGAGCGATCACTTGTAAGATTGGGTTCGTGCCTTGGCAACTTCGGGAGTCGTGTTAAGCAACGAGATCGATGGGTACGTGGCCGCTTGGCGTTTAGCTTCGAGCGTGCACGATGAGTGTTTCTCGAGCGATCACTTGTAAGATTGGGTCATGTGCAGAGTGCGCATGTTGCTACATTTGGCCTCCCATTTTTGGATATTCATAAATTCTGATAACTTGGTCTTCAATGCGGATCAATTTAGCAGGTATAGCTTCACCAGCTTCACCAGGTATAGCGACTGCACAGTATCGGCCAGCGAGTGAACAATACCTGCGAGAGCTTGGACGCCCCCGTGCGCCATGCGGCCGCGATCGTCGGAAAGCGCATGATGGCCATCCGCGTGCGCCACACGGTCGCCATCGTCGGCCTGCACGTTCTGGCCATCCTCTAGGATGGCATAGCCGACGTCGTGGCCGTCCTCCGTGAGCGCCTGCAGGTGGCCATCGCCTGCCTCGACGTGGCCGTCCTCTGCGAGCGCATGGCCGACGCCGCGGCGTTCCTCCGTAAGGGCTTGGACGGCGCCGTCGCCTTCCTCCTCTTGGCTGGCGGTGTCGACCACGAGCGCATGGCCATGTCCGTCGCCATCCGCACCTAAGGTCTCTTTGTTGTAGATTACTTCATCTTGAGTATttgacaaaaaactaccacattaGGGGTTGCCGTTCCATAGAACTACCACATTTAAAAAAGTGACTGATAACtatcaaattttttaaattttgtgACTAAAAATTGCCACTTTTGAAAAATGGTCAGTTTAGACGATTTGAGCACGtttatgacatgcgggacccatcTGTCAAGGCTGACGTGGCGGCAAATTCAACTCCGTTCATTTTGACCGTTGAGCTGACCgttatgacaggtgggcccacacgtcattcttcttcttcctctctctatCTCGCTGCCGAAGCTAGTCGCTGCCGTTCGTCTCGCCGCTGTGGCCACGGCCCTACGGCTGCTCTCCTGCTCCTAGGCGCCGCCGCTACCGCCGTTGTCCTCGCTGTTGCCCTCTGCTTCCCGCGCCGGCGAGCCCCTGGCCTCCCCTGCCTGCTGCCACGGAGCTCCTGCCCCGCGCCCCCTGCTGGCTTGCTGCCGTTGCGGCTTACCGGCCCGGCCGCCGCAAACTGCCCGCGCTGCCCGCCGGCCTGCGTGCCCCGCCACAGCCCCACTGCTGCTTGGCTCCCGCCTCTGCTGCCGCCATGCGAACCCTCCCCGACCCGCGCTCACGACTcgccccgcctcctcctcccagtGCCGCACCGCCCCCTGCAGCCCACACACGGCCGCGCTCGGCGGTCGGCCAGGTCCGCATCTACCATCGAGCAGTAGCTCGCAACATCGACAGCCGGCTCCGGCGACGAGCTCGTCCGCAGGGACCCGGTTGCTTTTACTAAAAAACCAAAAAGGACTTGATTGCTTTTTTATAAAACTTGCAAGGATCTGATTGCTTTTTTAGAAGTTATAGGGACCtggttgtttttatttttttaaaggGTCCGACGTatgggccccacctgtcataacGGTCAGCTTAACAGTCAAAATAAACGGAGTTGACTTTGCCGCCACATCGgccctgacaggtgggtcccgcatgtcataaaCGTGCTTAAATCGTCTAAACTGACCATTTTTCAAAAGTGGTAGTTTTTAGTCACAAAATTAGAAATTTTTGGTAGTTATCAGTCACTTTTTTGAATGTGGTAGTTCTGTGGGACGGTAACCCCTAATGTGATAGTTTTTTTGTCAAATACTCCTTCATCTTTGATTGGTTGGCTCTCTCCCCACAAGCACGGGTTGAATCCATCCTTGGCCATGGGAACCAGCAGATTGGGAGAGCAGGTGACTTGCCTCTTCCAAGTCACGCTGTAccctaagggcatctccagccgcgcccccaggaaggcctccccaggcgattttttcgcgccggcgccgaaaaaacggcccagtcacgcccccaggagcccgattttcgccggcttgagccgaaaacagcgccggcggacccagtccgaacccggcgcgctggtgttggggaacgtagtaatttcaaaaaaattcctacgcacacgcaagatcatggtgatgcatagcaacgagaggggagagtgtgatctacgtacccttgtagatcgacaacggaagcgttaacttggttgatgtagtcgtacgtcttcacggcccgaccgatcatgcaccgaaactacggcacctccgagttctagcacacgttcagctcgatgacgatccccggactccgatccagcaaagtgtcggggaagagttccgtcagcacgacggcgtggtgacgatcttgatgtactactgtcgcagggcttcgcctaagcaccgctacaatattatcgaggactatggtggaagggggcaccgcacacggctaagaatatgatcacgtggatcaacttgtgtccttaggggtgccccttgcctccgtatataaaggttcaaagggggggccggccggccaagaggatgcgcgccaggaggagtcctactccctccgggagtaggactcccccctttcctagttggaataggattcgcggagggggggaagaggagagagaggaggaaggggggccggccccctctccttgtcctattcggaccaagggggggaggggcgcgcggcccatctctggccacctctcctctcttccactaaggcccactaaggcacatatacctcccgggggggttccggtaacctcccggtaatccggtaaaatcccgatttcacccgaaacccttccgatatccaaacataggcttccaatatatcaatctttatgtctcgaccatttcgagactcctcgtcatgtccgtgatcacatccgggactctgaacaaccttcggtacatcaaaacgcataaactcataatataactgtcatcaaaaccttaagcgtgcggaccctacgggttcgagaacaatgtagacatgaccgagacacgtctccggtcaataaccaatagcgggacctggatgcccatattggttcctacatattctacgaagatcttttatcggtcagaccgcataacaacatacgttgttccctttgtcattggtatgttacttgcccaagattcgatcgtcggtatcctatacctagttcaatctcattaccggctagtctctttactcgttatgtaatacatcatcccacaattaactcattagtttcaatgcttgcaaggcttaagtgatgtgcattaccgagagggcccagagatacctctccgacaatcggagtgacaaatcctaatctcgaaatacgccaatccaacatgtacctttggagacacttgtagagctcctttataatcacccagttacgttgtgacgtttggtagcacacaaagtgttcctctggcaaacgggagttgcataatctcatagtcataggaacatgtataagtcatgaagaaagcaatagcaacatactaaacgatcgggtgctaagctaatggaatgggtcatgtcaatcagatcattcaactaatgatgtgatcccgttaatcaaataacaactctttgtccatggttaggaaacataaccatctttgattaacgagctagtcaagtagaggcatactagtgacactctgtttgtctgtgtattcacacatgtattatgtttctggttaatacaattctagcatgaataataaacttttatcatgatataaggaaataaataataactttattattgcctatagggcatatttccttcagtctcccacttgcactagagtctataatctagattacacagtaatgattctaacacccatggagccttggtgctaatcatgttttgctcgtggaagaggcttagtcaacgggtctgcaacattcagatctgtatgtatcttgcaaatctctatgtctcccacctggactagatcccggatggaattgaagcgtctcttgatgtgcttggttctcttgtgaaatctggattccttcgccaaggcaattgcaccagtattgtcacaaaagattttcattggacccgatgcactaggtatgacacctagatcggatatgaactccttcatccagactccttcattcgctgcttctgaagcagctatgtattccgcttcacacgtagatcccgccacgacgctctgtttagaactgcaccaactgacagctccaccgtttaatgtaaacacgtatccggtttgcgatttagaatcgcccggatcagtgtcaaagcttgcatcaacgtaaccatttacgatgagctctttgtcacctccatatacgagaaacatatccttagtccttttcaggtacttcaggatgttcttgaccgctgtccagtgatccactcctggattactttggtacctccctgctagacttatagcaaggcacacatcaggtctggtacacagcattgcatacatgatagagcctatggctgaagcatagggaacatctttcattttctctctatcttctgcagtggtcgggcattgagtctggactcaacttcacaccttgtaacacaggcaagaaccctttctttgcttgatccattttgaacttcttcaaaatcttgtcaaggtatgtgctttgtgaaagtccaattaagcgtcttgatctatctctatagatctttatgcctaatatgtaagcagcttcaccgaggtctttcattgaaaaactcttactcaagtatccctttatgctatcccaaaattctatatcatttccaattagtaatatgtcatccacatataatatcagaaatgcaacagagctcccactcactttcttgtaaatacaggcttctccaaaagtctgtataaaaccaaatgctttgatcacactatcaaagcgtttattccaactccgagaggcttgcaccagtccataaatggatcgctggagcttgcacactttgttagctccctttggatcgataaaaccttctggttgcatcatatacaactcttcttccagaaatccatttaggaatgcagtttttacatccatttgccaaatttcataatcataaaatgcggcaattgctaacatgattcggacagacttaagcatcactacgggtgagaaggtctcatcgtattcaaacccttgaacttgtcgaaaaccttttgcgacaagtcgagctttgtagacagtaacattaccatcagcgtcagtcttcttcttgaagatccatttattctcaattgcttgccgatcattgggcaagtcaaccaaagtccatactttgttctcatacatggatcccatctcagatttcatggcttca encodes:
- the LOC125553557 gene encoding polygalacturonase-like, with the protein product MPARRRTSLALLAHLCVSLASAASYSVVDYGAVADGRTDCAGAFLRAWAAACGTEGEGPAAVVVPAGEFLVSRARFSGPCRSGAVAVSIAGTVLAPVPYAGAQLWIVFQNVDGVSVIGGTLDGRGQAYWACRRAGGGSSCPAATRSLTIYRSRNVVIQGLTSVNSAGIHVTVQASTGVAIVDTVVSAPGDSPNTDGIHIKQSSDITIRNAVVGTGDDCISMVEGSSDVWIQGVTCGPGHGISIGSLGDTPEQVAVRNITVKAVTLAGTTNGLRIKSWAKANSGLVDGVAFSDVVMRNVRNPIIVDQNYCPGNVSCPTEGSGIKITNVSYTDVEGTSATPVAVRFNCSPSQPCTGITMRNVWLGYGERRRAAESFCRNAYGVAYGHVVPPSCLAHQEMFCYK